GATAAAACCAGAGAGAGAGTCTGAGGTTTCATGGCAAATTTTTGATCGTGGGTCTTGAAATTCCGATCAATAATGGACATAGAGATATTCATATCTGGGATTATGTTAATTCTTGGTATTTGTATTCTTGTTATAATACACGCCTGGGTATCTAACCGGAATTCAAATTCCAccggagaagatgaagaagatgaagaagctaATCTTAATAATCACAATAGCATCAATTCAAGTCGACGACCAAGCATGGCTATAGACGACATCGACAAGCTTCCCACATTTGAATACAAGATGGAATTAGACAAAACCAATGGATTGATCATGGATTGTGCTGTTTGTTTGGAGAATTTCAAGTTACTTGATTTGTGTAGATTGTTACCTGATTGTAAACACAGCTTTCATGTCCTTTGCATTGACTTATGGCTTGCAAAGACTGCTGCTTGTCCCATTTGTAGAACTGATGTCCGGTTGGGAAAGACCGGGGGTGAAGGGAGCGGCGCCGGCGCCGGAGGCGATCTAACTGAAGTTGGAGATGGGTTGGTCTGAAAAACAGATGTAATCTGAAAAAGtcaatcaatattatatatatatgtacagAAGCAGGTAAGattgatttgattaatattgGTAGAGAAAAGTTGTAATTTTtacattaatacaaatattttgttcaattttCAGTTTTGGCTCATTTGAATGTGTTCTTCTTTTTAAATGCAAACCAAACCTTCACCAATTTGGAAATCAGTTAAACATCATACTCTGAATTTCAAAACAGTGAAACATTTGATTTTTCAGTTTAGAAATCAGGGGTTTTGTGTCTTTAATGATTTCAAATGCATCAGAATAGTTTTTACTTGAAAACCCTTTTAAGACAAACTCATATTTTCAGTTCATTTGAGAGAGAACCATCAAATTGGACTTATTAGGTTTTGTTCAGTTAGACCTAAGTTTGGTTAAATTTATCCCTAAGGTAGCCGGTAGCTTAGCGGTAAAAGTCGGTTTAAGATACCAAAATGTCACGGATTCGATTTTATCTGAAAACGCTTTGAGTTTTAAAAAGATTGTCATATAGCTGTAGGGGTGTTAAGGTTAGTTCtcatctaattaaaaaaaaaaaattgaataaatttgagCTCATTTCATGAAAAAGAAAGTGAATTTCAATCATCATATTTGATTCTATCTAACATCATTCAAACCTAATTTCAACTAACTAATGAAAACATTCAAGCATAACAGGAATTTCATCAACAATCCTATGCTTATGCAATTCTAATTGAACTAACCttttacaaaagaaaactatattaggctaacttattttttaattgaacatTAATTTTTCACCTGAACTTTACCAGCATTCATAAATAGTCCCCTGATTCTTTTGATATCCAAATTAAACTCTAaacttttaatttcatttttattggcTGAATTGTCAAATTGAGACTACTTATGGGATAATTGAAATTTCAGACATCTTCTTTCAAATTGTGAAATTTGAGGatctttattgttaaaattataaataaataaaaagataatgtCACTATTTTGACTATCGAATTTCGGCGAACGTAGGATTTTGATTACTGAACTTCAGAAAATCGGTAGTTAAAACTCAAAACCATTAATTCGCTGAATTCGGTATTCAAATTATTGACctgagtattttatttatttataaatgttaaataaataataagttaattgcgtttgaaattttaatgcaaaacattattttatattttattttttctctaatcAAACaggataaatttatttttcaaaaaataacgCATTTTTAGAGTTtagttgttatttatttatatgatatttttaataattaattcaatatttaacaatatgaataacaaattaactaatattGTCAATACTATATAACGAAggttaaaataacaaattgaaTTGACTATTTTAAACTTAGAAAtgggtaaaataataatattaattcaaacgTTCAAGCATTACaacttaaaaaaagaaaaagaagaacaaataatcataaaataaaaaatacccaagaatcaaaatttcaaaagaaagatAAGACAAGAACaccaaaattcaaaaataaaaagaacacCAAAATTTTGTGACCGAATTGGAAGAGGACCCCCACCCATTATAGCTTGAAATTGAAACCTGTGGCCTTAGCACTAGCATTGCTCCCATTTGAACTACTTTCACCACCATTGTTTAAGCTAGTAGTCGCACCCAAATGCAACGATTTGGAAGCCTCATACATCTTTTGATCCACAATGTTCTTCACATTCGTCAAAGATCCTTTGAAAAGTTCGAGTTGTTGATAATTCATCTCTTCAATTGATCTCTGCCACCAATTTTGTTCTCTCCCTGCTTTCAAGGCTTGAGCCACCACTTCTCCACGTTGCTTCTCAATCTTCAGCAACTCTTGAACCTCCATGATTCGAGCATTCAGTTCGCTGATATGAGACACCGGTTGAGCCACTTTCAGTTGTGTGACTTGTGTTTCATTGGAAAGCTTCGTTGAAGATGAGGAGTCATGAATATTTAAGAACCTATTAGCTATCTCATCCACATTGGGGTGACCAAAAGAGAACACCTTCTCAGCCGGAGAGAAGACAATGAGCAACATCTCAGCCCCACAGAGTGTGGTAAGTTCacttgatttcttgaataaccCGATTCTTCTCTTGGAGAAGGTTACTTGAAGGTTGCTCTCGTTCTGCATTTTGGCCATGGTAATCTTTTGACGCCCTTTACTAGTCCTCTTCGTCATGGCTAGTGAAAGATTCAACACTCGTTAGTGATAGAATAAGCAAAGGGGAGATTAGAGAGTTTGTGTAATGTATAGATTGGAGAGGGTCTATTTATATATCTTAAGTATTGATGTTTGACGCGCCCATTTCGTGTGATTTGTGTGACAAACTTGATCtaggtaattttttattttttttactaaattcatGATTAgattttttactatatattacACCATTCTTTTTAATATTGCCTATTTTTATTAAGCGTTacgaaattatatttatatatttagatataaacAACACTATTATTTTGCAGATTTGTTTTATTTAcaacattataatatttgaaatgttttttttttaaatagaacaATTTTACTAAATTGTAATttcaaaatatcttaaaattataaaaaaaatattcttataaaaacaataaaatacataaagtaaacaacaacaaaaatatcttCACGATTGCCTTGGaaagaaaattgttaaatttgttgttgaataatcaaaaatcaaaacaaatttttGTGATTGTGGCTCAAGGGAAAAAAAATGCCTCTATTTTGATCAAAATAGTTAAAtgtgtttttattgtttttcccttcatttgttcagcttttcattattatttgatCGTGTTGATTGACTTCAATCTTATTTCTGATCACCCCGTCTCGAGAAGAGTGATCTCATTCTCGAGGTTTCCTTTCTTTTTTATCATATGttctttcaaataaatttagcGTTGTTAAGTGTGAACTCCTCGCAATAAGTAATGAGCTTGATTTTACAATTTGagctaaattataaataattcactctttattatttatttgatcatgtttataataataaatgtaattatATGTATTGTTAATGttaaatgtttataatatattcaaccaaatttaattatttagttaatgttaatcaatttaaaataatagttatatatgtTGTTTagattttagaatttattatacTATACATCAATCACAAATTTTAAAAAGCTCTTAGACAATCAATTTAGTTTTCCATTGCAAAGTCTTTTGtagataaaagaaataattaatttgtcatcTAATTATAACTTTTTGTCATAATTTTTACTAATATCATGATTTGTCATTTTAGTAAGATGGTAATTTTCATACACATTATGATTGACCATTTGCCAATAAAACAATTGCTTATAAAAGTTTActttatcaatttaaatatacaattctctaataaaataactataataGTGTTAATCGGTCACACtattgtttatttgaattttcacATTAGTATAAATAATTAGTGAATCTGATATGATTAATATCTCGAATAAAAATTACTTAAGATATATATtcattacaaaattataaatttaattataaagattGAGCATTCTATTAATAATATGTATGAATGCAAATTTGACATAATTATACATGAAAGATCATGTTTTGAATCTCAAAAGTAagaatttgagaaaatgatatttatagagttatttgaaatattagaaaacttttaatatttgagttattattttataaagatattGATATAGAGTGAAAgttattatgaaattttttattatttatttttaaaactttattcataaaataatttagtaggttttatttgaaaaattaaaataaaattggtatatatatattgcaacacaacacaacacactgccctagtaaaaaaataattaaacaagtaTGGTACatttgctatatatatatatatatatatatatataaataataattttgttttttgaatttataaaaaaataaaaatcctttGTTTGGgcctaaaaataaatattattaaaggttagtgaatttaaaaaaaaaaattaagctgCCTGAGCCCTAGCCCATAAATTTCCTGGGCTTATCCCATAATGAGCCCTGAACACATGACAATTTGTACATcaattaatcttatttatttatttatgtataaatatataaatatagttatatattaattttaatattatatataatttttttaattagtattcattaatatattatcaaacaaataaaaattattattatattctgtaattttattttgatttacatcaataaatataactttatcaaaatttatttttaaaagcaaatgcatattaaataaactatataatgTAATTACTCTAAGCTTATAAAAAATGGCTCTCAATTTATTTGAACTAGCTTCAATAATAAGAACAAGGTTTTCAGCAAATTTCCAAtaaaagtttctgaaattcagTATTGATTCATTTTGCCACTTTTAATCTAAACATCAACACTAAATTAGCAAATCAACTTGAGATAATACTTTAAAAACTTGATCAATATCTAAAGAACTCAATCAATACCAATTCAAATTTCAGTtcaattatttacaaaataatttcaagaacacgatcaaaaatcaaaatattgttcaaACCTAAATTCAACGCAATCAAAATTCCGGATTTTTCGATTTTTCCAATTTCCAAATTAAACAAGGAACTTTCAATTtcaattacattttaaattttaaattttattttgtcaaagtaatatttatagtttgatactaattttatttaattatttttaataatgaattaaatatacttataatatatatttttaaaagtatttatctagttaagattttttaaaaaatattaaattattaagagCACTGTCCACACTAACTTAAATATAGTTCAAACAATATATCTAttaaaattactaattaaagaCTTTAGGCAATACAATCAaaagcaaaaaataaataaataaataaaagctaCCAAGAACCCTAAATTGGCCTACTTCTTGATCCATCGCCTCTTTGTGTCATTTCTCAGCCTCCGACGACTTTTGAACCTCCATGAACCGATCATTCATGTTGGAGAACTGGTGAGCATGGGTCTCATGGGAAAGTCCTGTCGAGGAAGGAGAGCCATGAATACCCAAGAACCGATCAGCCAACTTATTCACGCTTGGGTGACCAAAGGAGAACACTTTCTCCCCGGAGAGAAAACAAGTAGTAACATTTTCTCCATGGAGAGAAAATAAGTAGTAACCTCTCGATCCCACAAAGTGTCGTAAGTTCATTAGATTCATTGAACAATCCGATTCTTCTCTCGAAGAAGGTCACTTTAAGATTGCTCTTGTTTTCCATTTTGGTTATTGTGATTCTTTGATGCCCATTACTTGTTCTCCTCACGAGAGATTCAACACATGAGTTAGAGTATGTAAAGGCCGGGATATAGAGAGTTTGTTGTGCACGTATAGATCGGAGATAgtctatttatagatctaagTATAGAACATTGACGACTCTCGTCGAAGATGGTTAAATTCCGTGTCTCGATGGAAAAAAAACATCCAACTTTGATTGATATTTTACTAAATTCATGAACTTGATTTTTTACTATATACTAcaaaatatttactaacatgtctatttttgttataaaattcgATAAAAAtctatatgtataataatattttgtatatctACGTCAAGATTCACGCGCCCTCTAATACAATATGGGAAATAAACTTGAGCAagctaatttttattttgtactaAATTCATGATTAGatattttactatatatattacaaaattctttttaatgttACCTATTTTTATTAAGCGTTacgaagttatatatattatatacaataataaaaaaattgtaaatttttttctatttacaACATTATAATTGTCAAGAGTAGAAAtgggaaaagaaaaatatttgtaataatgtttttttaaataataggaCAATTTACTaaacaacattttaaatttatcttagaattataaaaatcgtaggtaacaaaataaaaatttaagttatgaCATTAAGTAAACCAGACAGATTCCCGTGCGATAcatacggataaaaatataaataaaataaatttaataaaataataataataatatatattcaatgtttaatttttttaataaatcacgaataatatattaaaataaaaaatagaacgctctcatttcacattttattcacttcgctaaaataacttatcttctcacatattttttccgaatgaacaTCCCaactcgtgaccttacactttcattttgatcaatcaaatatttgattcatattttttaatatttaacatcgtgacctcacactttgaccaataaatatttgattcatactttttaaatcactttcaattgatacagGCCTATTATTCCTCGACAAATCATAttccaatcacacttggttaaagtattgtacttgtttttgttagattgcactttcattttgatcaatcaaatatttgattcatattttttaatatttaacatcgtgacctcacactttgaccaataaatatttgattcatactttttaaaccactttcaattgataccggcctattatccctcggcaaaccatatcccaatcacacttggttaaagtgttgtacttgttttgttagattgcaagttcgaatcatacatataacatttttaattttatttttaatcgttttaagtttatggacgagtcaacccacaattcgattcaagtatctatttagtctcacatatatccaaattaaccattgttctcgacccgacaatctgaacACTTAAAAAATAAGCATTATTATATGTAGATAgataacaacaacaaaatatcTTCACGAAGAAAGGAAAATTGTTGATCGTTATTGGCTGAGCCAAGATCAAACCGAATCGCTGCGGGTTGTGACTCATGGCCAAAGTTGCCTCCCTTATAATCATGTTGACCATGTATGTCACTACTTAATCTGAGatttaacacttttttattttatttttcacttgATTGGttcaatttttcattattatatcgGATTGACCAAGTTCAATTTTATTCATGATTAATCCCATTTTGCGAGAGTCTTTCCTCGTGGGGTTGATCCATTTCATATGTTTGTTCAAATAAGTGTGGTCTCGTCACAATAGGTATAGTGGacttgatttttcattttgagcTAGATTATAAATCATTCActagttattataataataaattagttaaatttagttatatattgttaatgttatatgtctataatatatttaacaaagtttaaatatttagttaatgttaatcaatttaaaatatataatagttatatatgtttttaaagttataatttattttataattatacatcaattacaaattttaaaaagatcTTAGACAATCAATCTAGTTTTCAGTTGCAAAGTCTTTTGTAGATAAacaataatcaatatatatgtttttcacgGTTTTGCATGGTTCATGGtgtaataaaacatatttacataaatatatatatatatatatatatatatatatatatatatatatatatatatatatatatatatatatatatatatatatatatatatatatatgtgtgtttttttttacaggatttttataatgatttgtCATTTGTAGTTAGATGCTAATTTTCATACACATAAttagaatataaagaaatttgtatgagatgataaataaaattacacaccctcatttatttgatttttatatgaGTATAAATTTATAGTGGTCAGTATTCGAATTTAGGTCAAAAGTTTACTTCAAATATATAGTCAtcatacaattataaatatttagatgatGTATCacaatagtatatatatatatatatatatatatatatatatatatatatatgtgagtctGAATTTAATTAGAGTTGTATGTGAGGCTATTTtcaaatatgaaagaatttgagAGAATGATATATGGAGAGAGAGTTAtttggaagaaaaaaatgagttattgtttatttataatttaagacAAATATGTTGATATAGAGTGAaatgttattataaatatatatataaatatatatatataatatatatatatatatttcaaaattataatattttatttatgagtaatatatataattaagatccCTTTACAtctaactaaatttaaaatatttctctataaattattttattttaaatttctccttttacatttttttttgtttgaaagggCTGTTTAtacatttatgttttgtttgaattaacattctaaatattaaaaattatttcaattattataaaatcgttaatttatgttaaaatatgCACAAATTTCTCTTATacgtattatatatattttttttaagtcttaTTACGGGTAagtttttatctttatcttgaGATTGTTTttgtaactttatttttaaacaatgaCATATCTCCTATGTTCTATTTTTAAACAACTATGTTGTTacctcttttatatttaaatatttatatttaaatatggcGTGTTTGTGTTGTGCTCAAAAATCATCTTTaacaacaaataatatttataatgaatgagagaaagatatataatagtcatataattaaaatgtaatcaaTATGATAGAGATTacgaaatataaattataatattgtaatataatatatttgaatcgACGACGAGACAAAATTTATACCAAAATTacgattatttttttaatgagaatatatataatttaatttgaagacaaaataagtttattagttaaaataaattctaatacaattttaaaGAAACATATCCTagttaaaatgtatttattttgtcaaaagaaatattttgtagttaattttattaaatttatttttaatagttaattaaaaatatttatctggttaagattttacaaaattaaaaattaacaagttaAAGAGCATTATACACGCTAACTATCAGGGGTGAACAAACACGCCGATCTGATCCGGTATTTCGGATCGGATATCcgacattatttttttcaaaaattgcgaTCCGTATCCGACCACTATTCGATTTGAAAATACCGGATCAGATCGGCTAGTCGGATACCCGCTGATCCGATTTTTTTCATGTgctataaaattgaaatttttaattaaggatCTCAGAATTCAACTCATAAGTGCAATCAGGGTCGGCCCTGGGGCAAGCCCAACAAACTCTCGGGCTAGAGCAGCCCATTATCCAGGGCagcccatttattaaaataaagaaaaagttttagtattttttaaacataaatagatATAGCTTAGTGGTTTAGaatgtaaacaaaatatttatagttggtcattaattctaacctcaccaaaacctttttttatatcatttttttaaccgTCAAAATTGACGTTTTTTTAGGCTATGGCAGTCCAAAACTCGGGGCTGAGTGCAatacatatcaaaaatataattcaaatgccaaaatgaaatcaatattttttttaaaagaaaaagacaTTAGTCCACCGAAGTGATCCAACATTTTTGTGGCAACAGTTCTAGCCTCCAAGCCTCCATTGTGGCAATGACTAATGACGATTTGagaaattcaaaaacaaatctGAAAAATGGGAAAAGACACATGGAAGAAATAGATCtttgatttttgtttgggtttgggtttgtaAGGAGGAGAAAcgagaataaaaagaaaaggaagagatagatttatttaataatatttttgtttgaatttgttgtttatttaataaattttaaaaatcattggATCTGCTTCGggtatttgaattttttttggcCCGATCCGGAAATCCGATAAAAATATCGAATCGAATATTTTCGAATCGGATAGATCGAATCAACAAATCGGATTTTTTAGCCATCCCTACTAACTATCTCTAACTTAGATATAGATAAAACAATATatctattaaaattattcattaaagAGTTTAGGCAATACAATCAAAagcaaaaaaaaacaaaaaaaaaaatataaaataaaagctACCAAGAACCCTAAATTGGCAACCAATATAGAATGATGGTATCTAACAAAGCAACATCAATAATACCCATCACAAAACTAATGGCTCGGCCTAATAACATGATGAGGTCCCATTGGGTATGAACCATCAAAATTAGGTGGGCCGACTGGAAGAGCACGAACCATGAACTTGTTGATCGAAATTGGAAACCTTAGCCATCTTTTCAGCCGCAATTGCCTTCACATTCTCTAGGGATCTTTTGACAAGTTCAAGTTGTGCATAGTTCATCTCCTCGATGGATCTCTCCCACCATCTTTGTTCACGTCCAGCTTGCATGACTTGATCCATCGCCTTTTTGCGTCGTTTTCTCAGCCTTCAACAACTCTTGAACCTCGATGAACCGAGCATTCATTTCATTAATGTTGGACAATGATTCAATCCCCAACAAACGTTGGGTCTCATGGGAATGTCCCATGGACGAAGAGGAGCCACGAATCCCCATGAATCGATCAGCCAACTCATCCACACTCGGGTGACCGAATGAGAACACCTTCTCCGCCGGTGAGAAGACGATCACCAACATCTCCGCCCCACAAAGTGTCGTAAGTTCATTGGATTTATTGAACAATCCGGTTCTTCTTTTGGAGAAGGTCACCTCAAGGTTGCTCTTGTTTTCCATTTTGGTCATGGAGGTTTTTTTTCGCCCTTTACTTGTCCTCATTAGAGATTCTAAAGATGAGATGAAGTATATGAGATGAAGTATGCAAAGGGGAGACAAAGAGTTTGTTTTGTAGATATAGATGGGAGAGAGTCTATTTATAGATTAAGAATAGAACATTGACGCACTCTCCTAGAGTCAAAGATTGTCAAATTCCGGCTTATggaaataacataaatttttgccaactttgattgattttttaCTAAATCCATTAACTATATTTTTACTATATACTACAAAAATCACGCCTATTTTGGTTATAAATCTGATGaaaatctatctatatataataataatattacgtAGATTTTGTGTATCTATAATCTTACGATGCCACGTCAAATATTGAACGATAAAAATAATAGGGTAAtgttgtaataatattataaaagaattgtacaatttcattaaatcaaattttgaaaagatgtcaaaatgataaagaaacattttttaaaatatagttcaaAATTGTCTTGCTAGAAATATTATGGACAGTTAGACATAATCAAAACAAATTGTAGCTCGCTTTGTCTaactaaaaaaatgtattatttatcaaaaaaaaaattgtatttacctattttaaaaaatagtaacataaatatattagttgttTATTGGGTAgtaagatatataaatatactctgccttatattcaaattttcaaaatgtatttaaaaaaacatatattattatcaaaCTCCTAGACTTTATTTGTTGTTATGTCTCTTGTGACTAGTTTAATtctggttatttaaataatcaaaattaaaaaacattatatatttttttatatcatataatttattaatcaaaatactaaaatattatttatttttattttttattttatcactgcatattaataaattttaaattattttataaaatattaatcacCGTTAATCatacttttttaaataacctattTCTCAATAACCTCGATTCTAACAAGATCATGAGTTTGCTCATCTCTCAAGTTGAGCTACTCATTATTTCTGTATTTTTTCTCAGATCTTTAATTCGTGATTTCTTAAATAGACTGAGTTTAGTCTCATTCATGTTCATACCCCACTTCATGAAGAATAGTCTTGCATTCTCGATGTCTAATTATTTTCTCATGTGacaatgtattttatatttttctttattaaaagcCGAGGAAAGTATGATAGGTGCGACCTTGCAATC
This is a stretch of genomic DNA from Impatiens glandulifera chromosome 4, dImpGla2.1, whole genome shotgun sequence. It encodes these proteins:
- the LOC124935565 gene encoding RING-H2 finger protein ATL39-like, encoding MDIEIFISGIMLILGICILVIIHAWVSNRNSNSTGEDEEDEEANLNNHNSINSSRRPSMAIDDIDKLPTFEYKMELDKTNGLIMDCAVCLENFKLLDLCRLLPDCKHSFHVLCIDLWLAKTAACPICRTDVRLGKTGGEGSGAGAGGDLTEVGDGLV
- the LOC124935566 gene encoding agamous-like MADS-box protein AGL62, with translation MTKRTSKGRQKITMAKMQNESNLQVTFSKRRIGLFKKSSELTTLCGAEMLLIVFSPAEKVFSFGHPNVDEIANRFLNIHDSSSSTKLSNETQVTQLKVAQPVSHISELNARIMEVQELLKIEKQRGEVVAQALKAGREQNWWQRSIEEMNYQQLELFKGSLTNVKNIVDQKMYEASKSLHLGATTSLNNGGESSSNGSNASAKATGFNFKL
- the LOC124935567 gene encoding agamous-like MADS-box protein AGL62, giving the protein MENKSNLEVTFSKRRTGLFNKSNELTTLCGAEMLVIVFSPAEKVFSFGHPSVDELADRFMGIRGSSSSMGHSHETQRLLGIESLSNINEMNARFIEVQELLKAEKTTQKGDGSSHASWT